In Pseudomonas sp. ADAK2, the genomic window CTTGTCGTAGCATTCCCAGTTACGCGCCGCACGACCGATACCACCGTAAACCACCAATTCTTTAGGGTTCTCGGCGACTTCCGGGTCGAGGTTGTTCATCAACATGCGCAGCGGTGCTTCAGTCAGCCAGCTCTTGGCGGTCAGCTTGTTACCGCGGGCTGCGCGGATTTCGACGTCACGGTATTTCGTAGGTTTATTGTCAGTCACGAAAAAGACTCCTCAGCGATCAATTCAAACCAACCCGGGCGGTGGGCAAGCCAGCCTGTGCGCGTCAACGCGACACAAGCGAATCAGTGGACGCTGCGAGGAGTCTCGGTCGACTCATACGCATACGTCTTTACTTGTACATACAAGCATATGCAATCAAGCGGCCAACTTGTTGGATGGGCATTCAAGAAAAGTTTTGGAAGGGCTGGAAGGCTTGTAGATCAAGGGTTTTGCGGAAGATGAAATTTTTCGCGGGGATTTTGCGTGGGCGTGGCGGCTGTTACTTAAGCGTGGTTTTGCGCCACGCTGGGGCGTTCGGTAACAAAGTGGTGCGCAGTTTCGAATCGCATGATCGGTCCCACGCTCTGCGTGGTAACGCCGTCAGTGACGCTCCGCGTCCGCCGTTGCTACGGTGACGCGGAGCGTCACGGGATGCATTCCCACGCAGGAGCGTGGGAACGATCAGTGGAGGGTTTGGATCAGCGTGCGATCAGTTCGATCACGCAGCATTGGCCGCTGGCGGAGACTTCCAGCAGACCGGTATTGCCGTCGAGTTGCAGGCAATCATGGCGACCCAGTTGTGCATCGTTGTTACCGAGCTTCACTTCCAACGTTTCGGTGACGCTGAACACCAACACAGTATTCGCGGAACTGAAAAACCGCTGCTCACCATCCAACCACTGCAACCGCGCGCTATACCGCTGCGGCGCGTAAATCAGGTTGAAGTCGCGAATCGGCCCGCCGAGCAAGGTGCAGGAGACCTGACTTTCGCCACTGAAGGCAAACGGGTCCAGCGGTAACAACGGCCGAGTGTCCTGGCCGTCAACGCGCAAGGTCATGCCCTCGCCTTGCAGCACGGTGATCACCCGTTCGTAGCCGGCGAACGTCGAGAAGCCGCCCGACTCGCCTATGTCGGCAATCGACAGGCGCCAGCCGAAACCATCGAGGCCGGTGCCGGCATCGCGGGTGATTTCTTCAGTGCTGCCGCCGCCGTTTTTCCACGGCATGCGCGGGTAATCTTTGGCGCGTAGAACCTGTGTTTTCATTTATGAAACCGACCTTCCAGACGATGACGGGAACCGGGGTGGATCAAACGGGCGGCGGTCACGGGCTGGCGGCCGGACCAGGTGCGGCGACGAATCAGCAGGCACGGCTCGCCCTTTTCAATCTGCAGCAATTTGCACTCGGTGGCCTCGGCCAGAATCGCCTCGACCACGTGCTCACCTTCGGTCAGCGGCGCGACCTGGTTCAAGTAGGCGTAAGGCGTTTGCAGGGTGAAGTCCTGCTTGAGGTAGTCCGGGGCGACCAGCGCATTGACGAAACGGTCTTCGATTTGCACTGGAATGTCGTTTTCGAAATGCACGATCAGCGAGTGGAACACCCGCTGCCCTTCGCGCATGTCCAGGGCCAGCGCGCGCTCGGAGCCGGCGGCCTCTTCTTCAAGGGTGATGACCTTGCACGTATGGCGATGACCGCGGGAGGCGATTTCGTCGGCGATGTTGTGCACTTCAAACAGCGCGGACTGGCTTTTCGGCTCGGCAACGAAAGTGCCGACACCTTGCATGCGCACCAGCAGACCGTCGGCGGTCATTTCGCGCAGGGCGCGGTTGATGGTCATGCGGCTGAAGCCCAGTTGATTGACCAGCTCGCTTTCCGACGGAACGCGGTAGTGCGGCGGCCAGTTTCCACTGTCGATTTGCTGGGTGATCATCTGTTTGACGCGGGCGTACAAGGGCGCCGGACTGTCGCCCATGTGTGCGGCCAACGGAGAGACTGCAGGCGGAGTCGGCACGGTTAATCCTTGTTCATTTGGTAGAGGTTGCTAGCTTGCCGGAGTTTACCGAGCAGGCAAACGTCTGTATATGTATATACAAATAACACACGATGGGGTGCTGAACCATGTCCGCCTTCTTTGCCGAACGCGCGCTGCTGCCTAGTGGATGGGCCAACAATGTACGTCTTGAGGTCAGCGCCGACGGCGTCTTGACCCATATCCAGGCCGATTCCCATGCAGATGGCGCCGAACGGCTAAGCGGTCCGCTGCTGCCGGGGATGCCCAATCTGCACTCCCACGCCTTCCAGCGCGCCATGGCCGGATTGGCCGAAGTGGCGGGTAATCCGAATGACAGTTTCTGGACCTGGCGCGATCTGATGTATCGCCTCGTCGGAAAAATCAGCCCGGAGCAACTCGGCGTCATCGCCCGTCAGCTGTACATCGAAATGCTCAAGGCCGGTTACACCTCGGTCGCGGAATTTCATTACGTACACCACGACACCAATGGCCAGCCTTACGCAGACCCGGCCGAACTGGCGTTGCGCATCAGCCAGGCCGCCAGCTCCGCCGGTATCGGTTTGACCTTACTGCCGGTGCTCTACAGCCATTCCGGTTTCGGTGGCCAGGCTCCGAACGACGGTCAGCGCCGGTTTATCAACAGCACCGAAAACTACCTCACGCTTCAGTCGCGTTTGCAGCCGATCCTGGCGCAGCAACCGGCGCAGTCGCTGGGTTTGTGTTTCCACTCGTTGCGCGCGGTCACGCCGCAGCAGATCAGCGAAGTACTGGCCGCCAGCGACAAGCAATGCCCGGTGCACATTCACATTGCCGAACAGCAGAAAGAAGTCGATGACTGCCTGAGCTGGAGTGGTCGTCGTCCGCTGCAATGGCTGTACGAAAACACCGACGTCGATCAGCGCTGGTGCCTGGTCCACGCGACCCACGCCAACCCGGAAGAAGTCACGTTGATGGCCAAGAGTCGCGCCATCGCCGGCCTGTGCCTGACCACCGAAGCCAACCTCGGCGACGGGATTTTCCCGGCGGTGGATTTCCTCGCCCAGGGCGGGCGCATGGGCATCGGTTCCGACAGCCATGTGTCATTGAGCGTGGTGGAAGAATTGCGTTGGCTGGAATACGGCCAGCGGTTGCGGGATCAGCGGCGTAACCGCTTGTATGGCGCGGATCAGCCGATGGTCGGCCGCACACTGTACGACGCGGCGCTGGATGGCGGTGCTCAGGCGTTGGGCCAGCCGATCGGTGCATTGGAAGTCGGCAAGCGTGCGGATTGGCTGGTGCTCGACGGCAATGATCCGTACCTGGCGACGGCCAGTGGCGACGGGATTCTGAATCGCTGGTTGTTTGCCGGTGGTGATCGCCAGGTGCGCGATGTGCTGGTCAATGGCCAGTGGGTTGTGCGTGATGGGCGTCATGCTGGTGAAGAAGAAAGCAGCCGGGCGTTCACTCAAGTGCTGCGCGATCTGCTCGGATAATCCCTAACCGATCGTTCCCACGCTCTGCGTGGGAATGCAGCCCGTGACGCTCCGCGTCACTGGACGCGGAGCGTCCCTAGAGGCATTCCCACGCAGAGCGTGGGAACGATCTGTAGCCGAGTGATCAGTTCGACGTCTTGGCCATCTTCGTATCCGACGCGCGCCAGATCAGTCGCGTGGTGTCGTAACCCTGCTGCCGTGCCTTGCTCAGCAGTTCTTCACGCACCACACCGTTGACCGTCGGGGTCCGTGACAGCAGCCACAGGTACTTGCGGCTCGGGTCGCCAACAATGGCGGTCTTGTAGTCGTCGCTGACGTACAGCACCCAGTATTCGCCCTTCGCCACACCCGGAATCAAACGCGAAAACCAGTTATCGAACTGGACCCACAGTTTGTCGGTCTTGCCCGGCACCTGTGGCCAGGCCGTGCCTTTGGCTTCTTCCCACTGCCAATCGGGTGTCAGGCAGCGATTGAGCACCGCTACGTTACCGTCGGGCAAGAGCGTGTAATGGGCTTCGGATTGCGCGCAATTGCGCTGGAAATACATCGGCAGCCGGGCCAACTCGTACCAGGTTCCCTGGTATTTCTTGAGATTGACGCTGTTGGCTGTCTTGGGCGCCAACGGATCTACGCCAGAAGAGGCGCAGCCGGCCAATACCAGGCCGGCAAAAAGAACTATCAATAACCGCTTCATTGTTTTTCTCCCGCGGGCGCGTAGCCCCGGTTTACTTCAGGCCTTGGCCAGAAAACATCAGCACTTTGTCACCGGCATACTGCACGCTGATAAAGCTGTTTTTGTCGCCCCAGGTGCAACTGGACATGCCAAGCGCGCCAGAACAATCGGCGGGTTTGCCCAGCAAGGTTTCTACCTCGGCCTTGGGCATGCCGGCCGACAGCTTGGAGTAGTTCTCCTGATTGACCTTGCTGCACGCGGCCAACAACACGCAGAACGAGAGCAAGGCGAAAGATCGCAGCGACATGGTGTAGCTCCTGGGGGAAGGGAATTGGCATGGCTGCCAAGCTGAAGCTTAGAAGAGAAAACCCTTATCTGGTTCCCCGACCGCCCGGCTATTTGTTTGGCCGCTCGTCTGCCTTTTGCCAATAAATCAGCGACTTTGTCGCGCCGTTGGGCAATTCGTCGGTTTTCGCTGAATAACGCCTAATCTTTGGCGCTGGTCAGTCGAAATAGAGGCAGCGCAAAGCCCGCTACTGTGGCAAATTGCCGCTCCCTCGTTGACCAGCCCTTTTGCGGTAGTTCACCTAATGACCAGAAACATGAAGTTCAGCCACAAGATTTTGTTGGCTGCCGCCCTCGTAGTAGCCGTTGCATTCGTCTGTTTCATCCTCTTCAACGACTACCGCCAGCGCCAGACTTTGCGCAGCAGTACCGAATCCTCGATGCAGGAGCTCGGCAGCCTGACCACCAGCAACATCCAGACCTGGCTGGAAAGCCGCATCCAGTTGCTGCAATCGTTGTCGCAACAGATCGCCGTGGACGGCAGCGCCCCGGCCAGCCTGAAACGCGCCATCGACCTGCCCGCCTACACCGGCAACTTCCAGTTGAGCTACTTCGGCAGCACCGAAGGCGTCATGACCTCGATTCCGGCCGGCAACCGAGCCGCCGACTACGATCCGCGCGCCCGTGGCTGGTACAAGGCTGCCGACAGCGCGCGGCAAACCATCGTCACCGAACCGTACATCGCCGCGTCGTCGGGCAAACTGGTGATCACCGTCGCCACGCCGGTGCAGCATGAGAACAAGATGATCGGCGTCGCCGGTGCGGACATCGACCTGACCAGCGTCAGCGCGATCATCAACTCGCTGAACTTCGGCGGTCATGGCCATGCGTTTATCGTCAGTGCCGACGGCAAGATCCTGATTCACCCGAACAGCAAACTGGTGCTCAAGACGCTGGCCGAGGCCTACCCGAACGGTGCGCCACGGGTCAGTCCGGGCATGAAAGAAGTCGAGGTCGACGGCAAGTCGCAGTTCATCTCCTTCACCCACGTCAACGGCGTGCCGTCGGCGGACTGGTACGTGGCGCTGGTGCTGGATCAAGACACCGCGTTCGCGATGCTCAGCGAATTCCGCACCTCGGCGATCATCGCCATGGCCATCGCCGTGGTGATCATCATTGCGCTGCTGGGCATGCTGATCAGCTTCCTGATGCAGCCGCTGCTGACCATGGGACGCGCCATGCATGACATCGCCGAAGGTGAAGGCGATTTGACCAAGCGCCTGACCATCCACGGCCACGATGAATTCGGTGCGTTGGGCACATCGTTCAACCGCTTCGTGGAGCGGATTCACACCTCGATCCGTGAAGTGGCCTCGGCCACCGGCCAGGTCAACGAAGTCGCCCTGCGTGTGGTGGCGGCGTCGAACTCGTCGATGTTCAACTCCGACCAGCAAGCCTCGCGCACCAGCAGCGTCGCCGCGGCGATCAACGAACTGGGCGCCGCCGCCCAGGAAATCGCCCAGAACGCCGCCCTCGCCTCTCAACATTCAAGCGACGCTCGCGCCCTGGCCGAAGACGGTCAGCAAGTGGTGGATAAAACCATCGCGGCGATGCAACAACTGTCGGCGAAGATCAGCGATTCGTGCGGCAACATCGAGACGCTCAACAGCAACACGGTGAACATCGGGCAGATTCTGGAAGTGATCACCAGCATCTCCCAGCAAACCAACCTGCTGGCACTCAACGCTGCCATCGAAGCCGCCCGTGCCGGTGAAGCCGGACGCGGTTTTGCGGTAGTGGCCGACGAGGTGCGCAACCTCGCCCACCGGACGCAGGATTCGGCACAGCAAGTGCAAAAGATGATCGAAGAGCTGCAAGTCGGCGCCCGGGAAGCCGTGAGCACCATGACCGACAGCCAGCGCCAGAGCGAAAGCAGCGTCGGCATCGCCAACCAGGCCGGCGAACGCCTGGGCAGCGTGACGCAGCGGATTGGCGAGATCGACGGCATGAACCAGTCCGTGGCCACCGCGACTGAAGAGCAGACCGCCGTGGTGGAGTCGATCAACGTCGACATCACCGAGATCAACACGCTGAACCAGGAAGGGGTGGAGAACCTGCAGGCGACCTTGCGTGCTTGCTCGGATCTTGAGCAGCAAGCGGCGCGGTTGAAGCAGTTGGTGGGTAGTTTCCGTATCTGACTGTCTAGCCCTGATCGTTCCCACGCTCTGCGTGGGAATGCAGCCCGGGACGCTCCGCGTCCCATCCAGAGCCGAACGCGGAGCGTCCGAAGAGGCATTCCCACGCAGAGCGTGGGAACGATCAGTTAGAACCGGGAACCCGGCCCCGAAAGAAACTCAATCTCCTCAGCCGTAGACGCCCGCCCCAACACCGCATTGCGATGGGGAAACCGTCCAAACCGCGCAATCACCTTCTGATGCCGCTCGGCATAATCCAGGTTATCGGCGAACACCGCGCGATCCGCTTCCGGCTGTTCGGCAACCAGTGCGATAAACCGCGAAACCGCCTCGTTCTGCACCGCCAGATTCTCGCAATGCTCAAACACCAGGTAGATGAACACCCGCTGAATCGGCCGCAGCTGTCGATCGAAATCCGCAGCAATGCCTTGCGCCACCAGGGCCTGGGCCCGGAGATCACCGGCAAAAGATTTGGGAGTGTCGCGAAAGATCATTCGCGGGAGTTGGTCGAGGAGCAGCACCAGGGCCAGCCAACCTTCGGGACGTTGCGCCCAGTCGGTCAAACCGCCGGCCAATGCCTGCTCGACCCAGTCCCCGAAACGCTCGCGCGCTTCGAGGTCCTGGCTGTCGCGCTTGCCGAACCATAACTTGCCCTTGTCAGCCTGAATATCGTCAGGGGTTTCGGCTGATCCGAACCACCATTCGAGCAACGGCTGCCAGGGCGTGGTCATGGGTTTATTCCTTGTGGTAAGCCGTAACGCGTGCGACTTCTTCTTTCGAGCCGAGGAACACCGCTACGCGCTGGTGCAGACCATCGGGCTTGATGTCGAGGATGCGCTGGTGACCATCGGTGGAGGCGCCGCCGGCTTGTTCCACCAGGAACGACATCGGGTTGGCTTCGTACATCAAGCGCAGTTTGCCCGGCTTCGATGGCTCGCGGCTGTCGCGTGGGTACATGAACAGGCCACCACGGGTCAGGATGCGGTGCACATCAGCGACCATCGCGGCCACCCAGCGCATGTTGTAGTTCTTTTTCAGCGGGCCTTCATCGCCCGCCAGCAATTCGCCGACGTAGCGTTGTACCGGCGCTTCCCAGTGACGCTGGTTGGACGAGTTGATCGCGAATTCCTGAGTGGACTCCGGGATCGTGATGTCTTCATGGGTCAGTACGAAGCTGCCCATTTCACGGTCCAGAGTGAAGCCTTTGACGCCATCGCCCAGGGTCAGCACCAGCATGGTTTGCGGGCCGTAGATGGCATAACCGGCAGCGACCTGCTCGGTGCCTGGCTGCAGGAAGGCCTTTTCGTTCAAGGCTTCGTTCTGGCTCAGGTATTCGCTCGGGCAACGCAGCACCGAGAAGATGGTGCCGACCGGGGCGTTGATGTCGATGTTCGAAGAACCGTCCAGTGGGTCGAATACCAGCAGGTACGCGCCTTTCGGGTATTTGCCCGGGATCTGGTAGGCATTGTCCATTTCTTCGGACGCCATGCCGGCCAGGTGACCGCCCCATTCGTTGGCTTCAAGCAGGATCTCGTTGGAGATCACGTCGAGCTTCTTCTGCACTTCGCCTTGGACGTTTTCAGTGCCCATGCTGCCCAGAACACCACCGAGGGCGCCCTTGGAGACGGCGTGGCTGATTTCTTTACAGGCGCGCGCCACCACTTCGATCAGGAAACGCAGATCGGCAGGGGTGTTGTTGCTACGGGTCTGCTCAATCAAATAGCGACTCAGGGTAACGCGGGACATGGAAGGCTCCGGTGGAATGGGGGGGCTAAAAACCCGCGCAGTTTAACGCGAGTCGGGGCGCATTTCCTCCTATCAGACGTGATACGCCCAATAGAGTTCATGTGCGGGGTTGAGCGTAGCCGCAATTGCGCTCAATTGTGGCGAGGGATCAGGGCTTGACCGGCGGCTTGCGCAACAGACTGAACGCCATCACCGCCAAAAACAGCACACTGAGCAACAACACCGCCCACAACCCGAATTTCTTCCAGTTGGTGTCCGCCTTCGCCGCCGCCACCGCTGTCGGCGCGACGGTCACCAGCGCCCCGCCATCGACCGTGGCCTTGCCCAGGGAAGCAAACTTCGCCGCGCTGTAATCCGGAATCAACGTCGACAACGGCAAGTTCGCCGTCTTCACCGTCGCACTGCCCAGCGCCAGCGTATACGGCCCGGCACCGCGGGCCAGGAACACCACTTGCGTCGAGCGCACGGCGAATTTCACCGTCGGCGCTTCAGCGCCCAGGCCGCCACCGCGCTCATCCACAGTCAGCTTCAACTGCTGCACGGTTTGCCCCGACAACTGCAATTCGTTCTGCACCACGTCCTGGCCATTCTGGGTCAGGCGATACAGCAAACCGCCACTCAGCGGCTGCCACGGCAAACTGCTCTCGCGCCGCCCGGACAAGGTCACCGGTGCCAGGCTGTTGGGCTGATTCAACTCGACCTGCACCCGCTCGACATTCAGCCCCATCGGCAATTGCCAGGTATATTCACCCGCCTTCACGCTGTTGCCGGCCAACGGTTGCGACCAGACCAACGGCAGCGGCAGGCTGCGGGTGCTGGCGCTTTCCAGTTGCGCGGACGTCAGGGTCGGCGCCGATTGCGGGGTGTTCCACAGCAAGCGCAGATAACGCGCCGATTGCCCCGGCAGGCCGACTTCATGCTGCTCGACCCGCTCGTCGGCAAACGACAACCGCGCCACCTGACCTTCGCCCCACGACTGCCAATGCTGCAAGTCGTCGCTGGCTTCGATGCTGAACCGCTGGAAGCCGTCGCGCTCGCTGGTCCAGTCGAGGATCAACTGCTGCAACGGTGCCTTGATAGAGCTGGCGTCGAGCAACCAGCCACGCAGCACTTCTTCGCCCGCCTCCAATTGGCTGGAAGGCTGCACCTCCACCAACGTGCCGTTGGCGCTCGATTGCACGCGCACACTCGGCGCGCGTTCGGTGGCGTCTGCCGAG contains:
- a CDS encoding lipocalin family protein; amino-acid sequence: MKRLLIVLFAGLVLAGCASSGVDPLAPKTANSVNLKKYQGTWYELARLPMYFQRNCAQSEAHYTLLPDGNVAVLNRCLTPDWQWEEAKGTAWPQVPGKTDKLWVQFDNWFSRLIPGVAKGEYWVLYVSDDYKTAIVGDPSRKYLWLLSRTPTVNGVVREELLSKARQQGYDTTRLIWRASDTKMAKTSN
- the hutC gene encoding histidine utilization repressor, giving the protein MGDSPAPLYARVKQMITQQIDSGNWPPHYRVPSESELVNQLGFSRMTINRALREMTADGLLVRMQGVGTFVAEPKSQSALFEVHNIADEIASRGHRHTCKVITLEEEAAGSERALALDMREGQRVFHSLIVHFENDIPVQIEDRFVNALVAPDYLKQDFTLQTPYAYLNQVAPLTEGEHVVEAILAEATECKLLQIEKGEPCLLIRRRTWSGRQPVTAARLIHPGSRHRLEGRFHK
- a CDS encoding DUF3999 domain-containing protein — protein: MSQKLNLGWLGAVALGVAMSANAQEKPSDFSTQVPLSVSGEGPWYRLELPLSVQLNARQTDLSDVRVFNAAGEAQAYALARETAQSAENRTTTDVKWFPLYNSADATERAPSVRVQSSANGTLVEVQPSSQLEAGEEVLRGWLLDASSIKAPLQQLILDWTSERDGFQRFSIEASDDLQHWQSWGEGQVARLSFADERVEQHEVGLPGQSARYLRLLWNTPQSAPTLTSAQLESASTRSLPLPLVWSQPLAGNSVKAGEYTWQLPMGLNVERVQVELNQPNSLAPVTLSGRRESSLPWQPLSGGLLYRLTQNGQDVVQNELQLSGQTVQQLKLTVDERGGGLGAEAPTVKFAVRSTQVVFLARGAGPYTLALGSATVKTANLPLSTLIPDYSAAKFASLGKATVDGGALVTVAPTAVAAAKADTNWKKFGLWAVLLLSVLFLAVMAFSLLRKPPVKP
- a CDS encoding DUF924 family protein — encoded protein: MTTPWQPLLEWWFGSAETPDDIQADKGKLWFGKRDSQDLEARERFGDWVEQALAGGLTDWAQRPEGWLALVLLLDQLPRMIFRDTPKSFAGDLRAQALVAQGIAADFDRQLRPIQRVFIYLVFEHCENLAVQNEAVSRFIALVAEQPEADRAVFADNLDYAERHQKVIARFGRFPHRNAVLGRASTAEEIEFLSGPGSRF
- a CDS encoding HutD/Ves family protein; this encodes MKTQVLRAKDYPRMPWKNGGGSTEEITRDAGTGLDGFGWRLSIADIGESGGFSTFAGYERVITVLQGEGMTLRVDGQDTRPLLPLDPFAFSGESQVSCTLLGGPIRDFNLIYAPQRYSARLQWLDGEQRFFSSANTVLVFSVTETLEVKLGNNDAQLGRHDCLQLDGNTGLLEVSASGQCCVIELIAR
- a CDS encoding formimidoylglutamate deiminase; translated protein: MSAFFAERALLPSGWANNVRLEVSADGVLTHIQADSHADGAERLSGPLLPGMPNLHSHAFQRAMAGLAEVAGNPNDSFWTWRDLMYRLVGKISPEQLGVIARQLYIEMLKAGYTSVAEFHYVHHDTNGQPYADPAELALRISQAASSAGIGLTLLPVLYSHSGFGGQAPNDGQRRFINSTENYLTLQSRLQPILAQQPAQSLGLCFHSLRAVTPQQISEVLAASDKQCPVHIHIAEQQKEVDDCLSWSGRRPLQWLYENTDVDQRWCLVHATHANPEEVTLMAKSRAIAGLCLTTEANLGDGIFPAVDFLAQGGRMGIGSDSHVSLSVVEELRWLEYGQRLRDQRRNRLYGADQPMVGRTLYDAALDGGAQALGQPIGALEVGKRADWLVLDGNDPYLATASGDGILNRWLFAGGDRQVRDVLVNGQWVVRDGRHAGEEESSRAFTQVLRDLLG
- a CDS encoding class 1 fructose-bisphosphatase; amino-acid sequence: MSRVTLSRYLIEQTRSNNTPADLRFLIEVVARACKEISHAVSKGALGGVLGSMGTENVQGEVQKKLDVISNEILLEANEWGGHLAGMASEEMDNAYQIPGKYPKGAYLLVFDPLDGSSNIDINAPVGTIFSVLRCPSEYLSQNEALNEKAFLQPGTEQVAAGYAIYGPQTMLVLTLGDGVKGFTLDREMGSFVLTHEDITIPESTQEFAINSSNQRHWEAPVQRYVGELLAGDEGPLKKNYNMRWVAAMVADVHRILTRGGLFMYPRDSREPSKPGKLRLMYEANPMSFLVEQAGGASTDGHQRILDIKPDGLHQRVAVFLGSKEEVARVTAYHKE
- a CDS encoding methyl-accepting chemotaxis protein — translated: MFNSDQQASRTSSVAAAINELGAAAQEIAQNAALASQHSSDARALAEDGQQVVDKTIAAMQQLSAKISDSCGNIETLNSNTVNIGQILEVITSISQQTNLLALNAAIEAARAGEAGRGFAVVADEVRNLAHRTQDSAQQVQKMIEELQVGAREAVSTMTDSQRQSESSVGIANQAGERLGSVTQRIGEIDGMNQSVATATEEQTAVVESINVDITEINTLNQEGVENLQATLRACSDLEQQAARLKQLVGSFRI